Proteins co-encoded in one Colletes latitarsis isolate SP2378_abdomen chromosome 2, iyColLati1, whole genome shotgun sequence genomic window:
- the LOC143347251 gene encoding uncharacterized protein LOC143347251: MSIQCVRNPMYALCLLAAVCVRQHVQTRSVQPLTKGFTVQPPTVVFTKPNEASLKSAINSNNAAKNNKKCPKLQEADTLVKCVQNFATRARRFVSDIRTNFAVSKQPSSSDPDCAYNVLDSLLYLTSSFGTKWVA; encoded by the exons ATGTCCATTCAGTGTGTAAGGAACCCGATGTACGCTCTTTGTCTCTTAGCGGCAGTTTGCGTACGGCAACATGTACAGACCAG ATCGGTTCAGCCGTTGACGAAGGGATTTACAGTGCAGCCTCCGACGGTAGTCTTCACGAAACCGAACGAGGCAAGCCTAAAAAGTGCCATTAACTCGAACAACGCTGCCAAAAATAACAAAAAGTGTCCAAAGCTTCAAGAAGCGGACACGCTAGTCAAGTGCGTTCAGAACTTTGCCACTCGTGCACGGCGTTTCGTTAGCGACATTCGAACAAACTTTGCA GTATCGAAACAACCGAGCAGCAGCGATCCCGATTGCGCGTATAACGTTCTCGATTCTCTGCTATACTTAACGAGCAGCTTTGGAACAAAATGGGTAGCTTAA